A window of Rufibacter sp. LB8 contains these coding sequences:
- a CDS encoding 2Fe-2S iron-sulfur cluster-binding protein yields MVKITFDGIEVEVEEGTTILNAARKIGGEVVPPAMCYYTPLKGSGGKCRACLVKVAAGSAKDPRPMPKLVASCVTPVQDGMVVENTTNPDVLAARKGVVEMLLINHPLDCPVCDQAGECDLQNFAYEHGTSGTRYEEERRTFDKIDIGPLIQLHMTRCILCYRCVYTADQITEKRVHGVLGRGDAAEIGTYIENVIDNDFSGNVIDVCPVGALTDKTFRFKNRVWFTKPVDAHRDCPTCSGKTVLWMRGNDVLRVTARKDQYNEVQEFICNTCRFDKKDPNDWTIEGPRKIDRSSVISANHYELPVLNVDVISNLPGSTEQDLESTPFNLGRHV; encoded by the coding sequence ATGGTAAAAATTACGTTTGATGGCATAGAGGTGGAGGTAGAGGAAGGAACTACCATCCTCAACGCGGCCCGCAAGATTGGCGGCGAGGTGGTGCCCCCTGCCATGTGTTACTATACGCCTTTGAAGGGCAGCGGCGGTAAATGCCGCGCCTGTTTGGTGAAGGTGGCGGCCGGTTCTGCCAAAGACCCGCGCCCTATGCCTAAGTTGGTGGCCAGCTGCGTGACGCCGGTACAGGATGGAATGGTGGTAGAAAATACGACCAACCCAGATGTATTGGCCGCTCGCAAAGGCGTGGTTGAGATGCTCTTGATTAACCACCCGTTGGATTGCCCGGTCTGCGACCAGGCCGGGGAGTGCGATTTGCAGAACTTCGCCTACGAACACGGTACTTCGGGTACCCGTTACGAGGAAGAGCGTCGCACCTTTGATAAAATAGACATCGGGCCATTGATTCAGCTGCACATGACGCGTTGCATTCTGTGCTACCGCTGCGTGTACACCGCTGACCAAATCACCGAGAAGCGCGTGCACGGTGTGTTGGGCCGGGGCGATGCCGCCGAGATAGGAACCTACATTGAGAACGTCATCGACAATGATTTCTCCGGAAACGTGATTGACGTGTGTCCGGTAGGCGCTTTGACCGACAAGACGTTCCGCTTTAAAAACCGCGTGTGGTTCACCAAGCCCGTAGATGCGCACCGCGATTGCCCCACCTGCTCCGGCAAAACGGTGCTCTGGATGCGTGGCAATGATGTGTTGCGTGTGACCGCCCGCAAAGACCAATACAACGAAGTACAGGAGTTCATCTGCAACACCTGCCGCTTTGACAAGAAAGACCCCAACGACTGGACCATTGAAGGACCGCGCAAGATTGACCGCAGTTCGGTGATTTCTGCCAATCATTACGAGTTGCCGGTGCTCAATGTAGACGTTATCTCTAACTTGCCGGGCTCTACTGAACAAGACTTAGAATCCACTCCTTTTAACCTAGGAAGACACGTATAA
- the nuoE gene encoding NAD(P)H-dependent oxidoreductase subunit E, with the protein MEQTASINKVEFSEGAMAEIRRYLSHYPADRQKSAILPILHIAQAEFGGWVSPEVMDKVAEILNIQPIEVYEVATFYTMFNLKPVGKHVLEVCRTGPCMLRGSDQLIEHLENRLGCKVGETSADGNFTLKTVECLASCGTGPMLQVREQFYENLDPASADQLLEDLKALTVRKPWEENY; encoded by the coding sequence ATGGAGCAAACAGCAAGTATCAACAAAGTAGAGTTCTCTGAAGGGGCCATGGCCGAAATCCGGCGCTACTTGTCCCATTATCCGGCTGACCGTCAGAAGTCGGCTATTTTGCCTATCCTGCACATCGCGCAAGCGGAGTTTGGGGGGTGGGTGAGCCCAGAGGTAATGGATAAGGTGGCTGAAATCCTGAACATACAGCCTATTGAGGTGTACGAGGTGGCTACCTTCTATACCATGTTCAACTTGAAGCCGGTAGGCAAGCACGTGCTGGAGGTTTGCCGCACGGGCCCTTGCATGCTGCGTGGCTCTGACCAACTGATTGAGCACCTGGAGAACCGCCTAGGCTGCAAAGTAGGGGAGACCTCCGCCGACGGCAACTTCACCCTGAAAACCGTGGAATGCCTGGCTTCTTGCGGAACTGGCCCTATGCTGCAAGTACGCGAGCAATTCTACGAAAACCTGGACCCCGCTAGCGCTGACCAACTGCTGGAAGACCTGAAAGCCTTAACCGTAAGGAAACCATGGGAAGAAAATTACTAA
- a CDS encoding DUF86 domain-containing protein, giving the protein MRNKLGDLQRLQHITDAISEIEDFTKGTTFETFSENRMMVLACVKCFEIIGEAVGHLSEEVKAEHASIDWRNVKAFRNLMVHEYYKVSDRLVWQIIENNLPELKQVIAQAITALKNNPA; this is encoded by the coding sequence ATGCGAAATAAGCTGGGAGACTTACAACGGCTTCAACATATAACAGATGCTATCTCTGAGATTGAGGATTTCACCAAAGGAACTACCTTTGAAACTTTCTCAGAGAACCGCATGATGGTGTTGGCCTGCGTGAAGTGCTTTGAGATAATTGGAGAGGCAGTTGGCCATCTTTCTGAAGAGGTGAAAGCAGAACACGCATCCATTGATTGGCGCAACGTGAAAGCGTTCCGGAATCTGATGGTGCATGAATATTATAAAGTAAGTGACCGGTTGGTGTGGCAAATCATTGAGAACAACCTGCCGGAATTGAAGCAAGTAATTGCCCAAGCAATAACAGCATTGAAGAATAATCCAGCATAA
- the nuoF gene encoding NADH-quinone oxidoreductase subunit NuoF codes for MGRKLLTEHINVEGIHTFDVYRKHGGYASVEKALKTMTPEEVVEEVKASGLRGRGGAGFPTGMKWSFLAKPEGKPRYLVCNADESEPGTFKDRYLMEKLPHLLIEGMITSSFALGARTSYIYIRGELLYVLRILEKAIAEAYANGFLGENILGSGYSLDLHVHPGGGAYICGEETALLESLEGKRGNPRNKPPFPAVWGLYGCPTVVNNVESIATVPWIVNNTAAEYAKIGVGRSAGTKLISAGGNINKPGVYEIELGVTVDEFIYSDEYCGGIWKGRDMKAVIAGGSSVPILPKDLILKTAADEDRLMTYESLSDGGFATGTMLGSGGFFVLDDHACIVRHTWTLARFYHHESCGQCSPCREGTGWMEKVLHRIEHGHGHMHDIDLLVSVAKQIEGNTICPLGDAAAWPVSAAVLHFRDEFEWHVKYPQEATAPGAVFRKEASVLA; via the coding sequence ATGGGAAGAAAATTACTAACTGAACATATCAACGTTGAGGGCATCCATACCTTTGACGTGTACCGCAAGCACGGCGGCTACGCCTCGGTAGAGAAGGCTTTGAAAACCATGACCCCCGAGGAAGTGGTGGAAGAAGTGAAAGCCTCTGGCCTGCGTGGCCGGGGTGGTGCTGGTTTCCCGACCGGTATGAAGTGGAGCTTTTTGGCCAAGCCTGAAGGAAAGCCCCGCTATTTAGTCTGCAACGCCGATGAATCAGAGCCCGGAACGTTCAAAGACCGGTACCTGATGGAGAAACTGCCGCACCTTTTGATTGAAGGCATGATCACGTCTTCGTTCGCGCTGGGTGCCCGCACGTCTTATATTTATATAAGAGGCGAGTTGTTGTACGTGCTTCGCATTTTGGAGAAAGCCATTGCGGAAGCCTACGCCAACGGTTTCTTAGGTGAAAACATCCTGGGCAGCGGTTATTCTTTGGATTTGCACGTGCACCCCGGTGGGGGCGCGTACATTTGCGGCGAGGAAACAGCCCTGCTGGAATCTCTGGAAGGCAAGCGCGGAAACCCGCGTAACAAACCTCCGTTCCCGGCGGTGTGGGGCCTTTACGGTTGCCCAACCGTGGTAAACAACGTGGAGTCCATTGCCACCGTGCCGTGGATTGTGAACAACACCGCCGCTGAATATGCCAAGATTGGCGTTGGGCGCAGCGCGGGCACCAAACTGATTTCGGCGGGCGGGAACATCAACAAGCCCGGTGTGTACGAGATTGAACTAGGCGTAACCGTTGATGAATTCATTTATTCAGACGAGTACTGCGGTGGTATCTGGAAAGGCCGTGACATGAAAGCGGTGATTGCCGGAGGTTCCTCGGTTCCAATTCTGCCCAAAGATTTAATCCTGAAAACCGCTGCCGACGAAGACAGATTAATGACTTACGAGTCGTTGTCGGACGGAGGTTTTGCCACGGGTACCATGCTGGGCTCCGGCGGATTCTTCGTGCTGGATGACCATGCCTGTATTGTGCGCCATACCTGGACCCTCGCCCGTTTCTACCACCACGAGTCCTGCGGCCAATGCAGCCCTTGCCGTGAGGGAACCGGCTGGATGGAGAAAGTCTTGCACCGCATTGAACACGGTCATGGCCACATGCATGACATTGACCTGCTCGTGAGCGTTGCTAAGCAGATAGAAGGAAATACCATCTGTCCGTTGGGAGACGCTGCAGCTTGGCCGGTTTCTGCCGCTGTGTTGCACTTCAGAGATGAATTTGAGTGGCATGTGAAATATCCGCAAGAAGCCACGGCTCCAGGCGCGGTGTTCCGCAAAGAAGCATCGGTGCTGGCTTAA
- a CDS encoding nucleotidyltransferase family protein codes for MQLTEQELQEIREYFKSQPVLNAYLFGSYARGEADADSDIDLLVDLDYSAKIGYQFFGMHQDLQKILKRKVDVVPSDGVSRHLQPFIEKDKKLIYAK; via the coding sequence ATGCAATTGACAGAACAGGAACTGCAAGAGATTCGGGAGTACTTTAAAAGTCAGCCCGTGTTGAATGCCTACTTGTTCGGGTCTTATGCGCGGGGCGAGGCAGATGCCGATAGTGACATTGATTTATTGGTTGATTTAGATTATTCGGCAAAGATTGGGTACCAGTTCTTCGGAATGCACCAGGATTTGCAGAAGATATTGAAACGAAAAGTAGATGTAGTGCCCTCAGACGGAGTGTCACGCCATCTGCAGCCTTTTATAGAAAAAGACAAAAAGCTTATTTATGCGAAATAA